One region of Prosthecobacter dejongeii genomic DNA includes:
- a CDS encoding substrate-binding domain-containing protein codes for MRLLSRYLGLGLLIALAGCGQPEAPAPTRGTIGASLLTLDNPFFKVIGDNLAAEGRKQGYEVIVVSGDKDVAKQSNQVKDFIVKKVSAIVLSPCDSKSIVPVIQEANAAGIPVFTVDVPCNEPGVKLVTQIATDNYGGGKEAGAAMIEALGGQGGKVAVLHLKQVESCQLRVKGFREVIDAHNASGKPKIDIVAELESGGAKDLGYKAAEDTLQAHADLRGIFAINDPAALGARAALEKAGKEKQVVIIGFDGQPEGKQAIKDGKIYADPIQFPDKMGVQLVQSIMTWSRGLPQSPQILIPTQLYRQADAQQDPELK; via the coding sequence ATGAGACTTCTTTCCCGTTATCTCGGCCTCGGCCTCCTCATCGCGCTGGCAGGCTGCGGCCAGCCGGAGGCCCCGGCACCCACACGCGGCACCATCGGTGCATCCTTGCTGACTCTGGACAATCCTTTCTTCAAAGTCATCGGCGATAATCTGGCCGCCGAAGGGCGCAAGCAGGGCTACGAGGTCATCGTGGTGAGCGGTGATAAGGACGTGGCCAAGCAGAGCAACCAGGTGAAGGATTTCATCGTGAAAAAGGTGAGCGCCATCGTGCTGAGCCCCTGTGATTCCAAGTCCATCGTGCCGGTGATTCAGGAGGCGAATGCGGCGGGCATCCCCGTCTTCACCGTGGATGTGCCCTGCAATGAACCGGGCGTGAAACTGGTGACGCAGATCGCCACGGACAACTATGGCGGTGGGAAAGAGGCGGGCGCGGCGATGATCGAGGCCCTGGGCGGCCAGGGCGGCAAGGTGGCCGTGCTGCACCTGAAGCAGGTGGAGTCCTGCCAGCTACGTGTGAAGGGATTCCGCGAAGTCATTGACGCGCACAATGCCAGCGGCAAACCGAAGATTGACATCGTGGCGGAGCTGGAAAGCGGCGGTGCCAAGGACCTGGGCTACAAGGCGGCAGAGGACACTCTGCAGGCCCATGCGGACCTGCGCGGCATCTTTGCCATCAATGATCCCGCTGCCCTGGGCGCACGCGCCGCACTGGAAAAGGCGGGCAAGGAAAAGCAGGTGGTCATCATCGGATTCGACGGGCAGCCGGAGGGCAAGCAAGCCATCAAGGACGGCAAGATCTACGCGGACCCCATCCAATTCCCTGACAAAATGGGCGTGCAGTTGGTGCAGTCCATCATGACGTGGTCACGCGGGCTGCCACAGTCGCCGCAGATCCTCATCCCCACGCAGCTCTACCGCCAGGCAGACGCGCAGCAGGACCCTGAACTGAAGTAA
- a CDS encoding SMP-30/gluconolactonase/LRE family protein, translating to MLKGPFENDNHGVRETLIFAALVYPVMLRPFLTVLVLLSGPTFAAEEALFQASPLTEKGLFTDGIEGPACDEAGNIYCVKFGGEHTLGKTSPQGKAALFVNLPTGSTANGIRLGPDGFLYVADYTGHNILKVNRQTGETIVWAHEPTLNQPNDLAILDDGSFYASDPNWKAGTGQIWRISREGKFTKVAPDMGTTNGIDVSPDGKTLYVNESVQRKVWAFSIESDGSLNNKRLLREFPDFGFDGMRLDVKGNLYITRHGKGTVVKLSPKGDILREITLPGSNPSNICFGGPDGRTAYVTEMQNGQLVQFRVDQPGLEWQRLQDWRAADQEKKPAQVKTAAAIRDVCAWPNLTTLRDGTVIAVVHNQPGHGTMEGDIDCWASKDGLAWEKRSTITRHVPHTIRMNHAVGLAANGDLIVLCSGWTDVKQPQRPKQAPFRDDILSNWVLRSTDGGRTWTQHENFPAPEDGWTHYIPFGDIWARDGALYTSCYHGQFTDATKSTKTKGYRSWLFRSDDDGASWKAVSVIGARHNETDLFPLGGKSWLAAARVEAMDLYRSDDDGATWQAPLRVTGRNEINGHLTRLKDGRLLLTYGVRVARQYGVRAKFSSDDGTTWSDPIRVAHSHSWDCGYPSSVQLANGDIVTAYYSKDSPLYSGYHMGVAVWKL from the coding sequence ATGCTGAAGGGTCCCTTTGAAAATGACAATCATGGAGTGAGAGAAACCCTCATCTTTGCGGCGTTGGTTTATCCCGTCATGCTCCGCCCATTCCTCACCGTGCTCGTCCTCCTGTCCGGCCCCACCTTCGCTGCGGAGGAGGCCCTGTTTCAAGCCAGCCCGCTGACGGAAAAGGGCCTGTTCACCGATGGCATCGAAGGCCCCGCCTGCGATGAAGCGGGCAACATCTACTGCGTGAAATTCGGTGGCGAGCACACCCTGGGCAAAACCAGCCCGCAGGGGAAGGCGGCCCTGTTTGTGAACCTGCCCACTGGCAGCACCGCCAATGGCATCCGCCTCGGGCCCGACGGCTTTCTCTACGTGGCCGACTACACCGGCCACAACATTTTAAAGGTGAACCGCCAGACCGGCGAGACCATCGTCTGGGCCCATGAGCCGACGCTGAACCAGCCCAATGACCTCGCCATTTTGGATGACGGCAGCTTCTACGCCAGCGACCCGAACTGGAAGGCCGGCACCGGGCAGATCTGGCGCATCAGCCGCGAGGGCAAGTTCACCAAAGTCGCCCCGGACATGGGCACCACGAATGGCATTGACGTCAGCCCAGATGGCAAGACGCTGTATGTGAATGAGAGCGTGCAGCGGAAGGTCTGGGCCTTCAGCATTGAGTCAGATGGATCGCTGAATAACAAACGATTGCTCAGGGAGTTTCCCGACTTTGGCTTTGATGGCATGCGTCTGGATGTGAAGGGGAATCTCTACATCACCCGCCATGGCAAAGGCACCGTGGTGAAGCTTTCGCCCAAGGGCGACATCCTGCGGGAGATCACCCTGCCGGGCAGCAATCCATCAAACATCTGCTTCGGCGGTCCCGATGGCCGCACCGCCTACGTCACCGAGATGCAGAACGGCCAGCTCGTGCAGTTCCGCGTGGACCAGCCCGGCCTGGAGTGGCAGCGCCTGCAGGACTGGCGTGCGGCGGATCAGGAAAAGAAACCCGCCCAGGTGAAAACAGCCGCCGCCATCCGCGATGTCTGCGCCTGGCCCAATCTCACCACTCTGCGCGATGGCACCGTCATCGCCGTGGTGCATAACCAGCCTGGGCACGGCACGATGGAGGGCGACATTGACTGCTGGGCCAGCAAAGACGGCCTGGCGTGGGAAAAGCGCAGCACCATCACCCGCCACGTGCCCCACACCATCCGCATGAATCACGCCGTCGGTCTCGCCGCCAATGGCGACCTCATCGTCCTCTGCTCCGGCTGGACGGATGTGAAGCAGCCGCAGCGGCCCAAGCAGGCCCCCTTTCGCGATGACATCCTTTCCAACTGGGTGCTGCGTTCCACCGATGGTGGCCGCACCTGGACCCAGCATGAAAACTTCCCCGCACCTGAAGATGGCTGGACGCACTACATCCCTTTTGGCGATATCTGGGCACGCGACGGCGCTCTCTACACTTCTTGTTATCACGGCCAGTTCACCGATGCCACGAAGAGCACGAAGACCAAGGGTTACCGCTCCTGGCTCTTCCGCAGCGATGATGACGGTGCCTCGTGGAAGGCTGTGTCCGTCATCGGCGCACGTCACAATGAGACCGATCTTTTTCCCCTCGGTGGTAAAAGCTGGCTGGCCGCTGCCCGTGTGGAGGCCATGGATCTCTACCGCAGTGATGACGATGGCGCCACTTGGCAGGCTCCCCTGCGTGTCACGGGTCGCAACGAGATCAATGGCCACCTCACCCGTCTGAAGGATGGCCGCCTCCTCCTGACCTACGGCGTCCGTGTTGCCCGCCAGTATGGCGTCCGCGCCAAGTTCAGCAGCGACGATGGCACCACCTGGAGCGACCCCATCCGTGTGGCCCACAGCCATAGCTGGGACTGCGGCTACCCCAGCAGCGTCCAGCTTGCCAATGGCGACATCGTCACCGCCTACTACTCCAAAGACTCCCCCCTCTATTCCGGCTATCACATGGGCGTGGCCGTGTGGAAGCTATGA
- a CDS encoding GMC family oxidoreductase, translating to MPLLTDRKTQSQYDVIVVGSGAGGGMAAMILALSGVKVLMVEAGRNYEPATETPMFNTPEMAPLRGDRTPVRPFGHYDATIDGGWQVPGEPYTNKAGTEGAFWWWRARMLGGRTNHWGRISLRFGEFDFIPKSRDGLGVDWPISYGDIAPWYDRVEQLIGVYGENDGIANAPNSSPGVLLPPPKPRLGELMAKKSCKQSGVPIVAAHRAVLSQPLDWKNLPAQLFPGNAKAQEIIGKDMMLRAPCFWATDCIRGCSIRANFQSTTVLLPPALATGNLDIITDAMVREVIMENGKAAGVHYIDKKTRRDAVVKARIVILAASSCETSRILLNSKSQDKAGLANSSGQVGKNLMDSVGTTLGAHIPALENAPILNEDGAGGLHVYSPWWLVNEHSKLGFARGYHIEMGGGRRMPQMSSFSRLDQTSPGIYGSKLKEEAKRYYGASFSFSGRGEMVPNKDCYTELDPQVVDQWGIPVLRFHWKWSDHEIKQAEHMQQTFAELIEGMGGKASPKSGRDAIQRPGEIIHEVGTARMGANAGDSVTNQYCQTWDVKNLFLMDGSVLPSNPDKNPTLTIMALAWRSCEWLMGEMKAGNV from the coding sequence ATGCCCTTGCTCACTGATCGCAAAACCCAATCGCAATATGATGTCATCGTCGTCGGCTCCGGCGCGGGCGGGGGCATGGCGGCGATGATCCTGGCCCTTAGTGGCGTGAAGGTCCTCATGGTGGAGGCCGGGCGGAACTACGAGCCCGCCACCGAGACTCCCATGTTTAACACGCCCGAGATGGCCCCGCTGCGTGGCGACCGCACCCCCGTGCGCCCCTTTGGCCACTACGATGCCACCATCGATGGCGGCTGGCAGGTGCCCGGCGAGCCCTACACTAACAAGGCTGGTACCGAGGGGGCCTTCTGGTGGTGGCGCGCTCGCATGCTGGGTGGCCGCACCAATCACTGGGGCCGCATCTCCCTGCGCTTTGGCGAGTTCGACTTCATCCCGAAATCCCGCGACGGCCTCGGCGTGGACTGGCCCATCAGCTACGGCGACATCGCCCCCTGGTATGATCGCGTGGAGCAGCTCATCGGCGTCTACGGCGAAAACGACGGCATCGCCAATGCGCCGAATTCATCCCCCGGCGTCCTCTTGCCACCGCCGAAGCCACGCCTCGGCGAGCTCATGGCCAAGAAGTCCTGCAAACAAAGCGGCGTCCCCATCGTCGCCGCCCACCGTGCCGTGCTCAGCCAGCCGCTCGATTGGAAAAACCTCCCCGCCCAGCTCTTCCCCGGCAACGCCAAGGCCCAGGAGATCATCGGCAAGGACATGATGCTGCGCGCCCCTTGCTTCTGGGCAACCGACTGCATCCGCGGCTGCAGCATCCGCGCGAATTTCCAAAGCACCACCGTCCTCCTCCCGCCCGCCCTCGCCACGGGGAATCTGGACATCATCACCGATGCCATGGTGCGCGAAGTCATCATGGAAAATGGCAAAGCCGCCGGGGTCCATTACATTGACAAAAAGACCCGCCGCGATGCCGTGGTGAAGGCCCGCATCGTCATTCTCGCCGCCAGTTCCTGCGAAACCTCACGCATCCTGCTGAACTCCAAATCGCAGGACAAGGCTGGCCTCGCCAACTCCAGCGGCCAGGTGGGCAAAAACCTCATGGACAGCGTGGGCACCACGCTCGGTGCTCACATTCCTGCGCTGGAAAATGCGCCTATACTCAATGAAGACGGGGCAGGGGGGCTGCACGTGTACTCCCCGTGGTGGCTCGTCAATGAGCACTCCAAGCTCGGCTTCGCCCGCGGTTACCACATCGAGATGGGCGGTGGCCGCCGGATGCCGCAGATGAGCAGCTTTAGCCGTCTGGATCAGACCAGCCCCGGCATCTATGGCAGTAAGTTGAAGGAGGAGGCCAAACGCTACTACGGGGCCAGCTTCAGCTTCAGTGGCCGGGGTGAAATGGTGCCTAACAAGGATTGCTACACCGAGCTGGATCCCCAGGTGGTGGATCAGTGGGGCATCCCCGTCCTGCGTTTCCACTGGAAGTGGAGTGACCATGAAATCAAACAGGCCGAGCACATGCAGCAGACCTTTGCCGAACTCATCGAAGGCATGGGCGGCAAGGCCAGCCCCAAGAGTGGTCGCGACGCCATCCAGCGCCCCGGCGAAATCATCCACGAGGTGGGCACCGCCCGCATGGGAGCCAATGCCGGCGACTCCGTGACCAACCAATACTGCCAGACCTGGGACGTGAAAAACCTCTTCCTCATGGATGGGTCCGTCCTCCCCAGCAACCCCGACAAAAACCCCACCCTCACCATCATGGCCCTCGCCTGGCGCTCCTGCGAATGGCTCATGGGCGAGATGAAGGCCGGTAATGTTTAA
- a CDS encoding gluconate 2-dehydrogenase subunit 3 family protein — MSENLSRRHALKWLAGTVAAPVALKAAPGETEPAPPAYPQRYTLHDPDFSKALPGPWDKLMTEAELKTTTALADLILPKDEHGPAASEVGVPAFLNEWISAPYEKQREDGEVIRGGLAWLNTECFKRHAKPFEELTTEQQSAIVDDICGLEKPKPEHRIGAAFFKTFRQLCLGGYYTHSATWKGLGYIGNISLGGPYPGVPQDIIEKYGLQDVA; from the coding sequence ATGTCTGAAAACCTTTCTCGTCGCCACGCCCTGAAATGGCTCGCTGGCACCGTCGCCGCCCCGGTCGCGCTGAAGGCTGCCCCTGGCGAAACCGAACCCGCGCCCCCGGCCTACCCGCAGCGTTACACCCTGCACGATCCCGACTTCTCCAAGGCCCTGCCCGGTCCCTGGGACAAGCTGATGACCGAGGCCGAGCTGAAGACCACCACCGCGCTGGCCGATCTCATCCTGCCCAAGGACGAACACGGCCCCGCCGCCAGCGAAGTGGGCGTGCCCGCGTTTCTCAATGAATGGATCAGCGCCCCGTATGAAAAGCAGCGCGAGGACGGCGAAGTCATCCGCGGAGGCCTCGCCTGGCTGAATACTGAGTGCTTCAAACGCCACGCCAAACCCTTCGAGGAACTCACCACCGAACAGCAGTCCGCCATCGTCGATGACATCTGCGGCCTGGAAAAACCCAAGCCCGAACACCGCATCGGCGCTGCCTTCTTCAAGACCTTCCGCCAGCTCTGCCTCGGTGGCTACTACACCCACAGCGCCACCTGGAAAGGCCTCGGCTACATCGGCAACATCAGCCTCGGCGGCCCGTACCCCGGCGTCCCCCAAGACATCATCGAGAAATACGGCCTGCAAGACGTGGCGTGA
- a CDS encoding aldehyde dehydrogenase (NADP(+)) — MISGHQLIAGREAPCDHAPFHATNPSTSEKLEPAFCEATAAHADEALRAADGAFDALRAATPETRALLLEAIADEILALSEPLLERAHAETGLPMARLTGERGRAVNQCKMFAALIREGSWAEASIDRAQPDRQPLAKPDVRRVLLPVGPIVVFGASNFPFAIGVVGTDTISALAAGCPVVVKAHPAHPGTCELLGRAVVKALRKTGLPDAAFSLLHGRGTDIGTELVKHPLTQAVAFTGSLRGGRTLMDVAAARPHPIPFYGEMGSINPVFLLPGALKERGEKIAEAYVGSVTMGVGQFCTNPAIVLGLQGGELTNFVENAGEFAAKVPPQSMLHRGICESYEAGTAVWSTINGLQLAGESATPADLDATQAACRIYTTTLQVLESHEELRREVFGPCSIITQCPTLEDLLAFARNLEGQLTAAIHGTEEDLREYAPLIRVLERKVGRIIFNGFGTGIEPCPSMHHGGPYPAASHSFYTSIGTGSIYRFVRPVCYQGFPDDCLPEALQNANPTKALRLLDGGYSREAV, encoded by the coding sequence ATGATCTCAGGCCACCAACTCATTGCCGGACGCGAGGCTCCTTGCGACCACGCTCCTTTCCACGCTACCAACCCCAGCACGAGCGAGAAGCTGGAGCCTGCCTTTTGCGAAGCTACAGCGGCCCACGCGGATGAGGCGCTGCGCGCTGCGGATGGGGCCTTTGATGCACTGAGGGCGGCCACGCCGGAGACACGGGCTCTTCTGCTGGAGGCCATCGCAGATGAAATCCTGGCACTGAGCGAGCCCCTTCTGGAGCGTGCCCATGCCGAGACGGGCCTGCCGATGGCACGCCTGACGGGTGAACGTGGCCGTGCGGTGAACCAGTGCAAGATGTTCGCCGCGCTGATCCGCGAGGGATCCTGGGCGGAGGCCAGCATTGACCGCGCGCAGCCCGACCGCCAACCTTTGGCTAAGCCGGACGTGCGGCGTGTGCTGCTGCCGGTGGGGCCCATCGTGGTCTTTGGCGCGAGCAATTTCCCCTTTGCCATCGGTGTAGTGGGCACGGACACAATTTCCGCTTTGGCTGCCGGCTGCCCGGTGGTGGTGAAGGCGCATCCGGCGCACCCTGGCACCTGCGAGCTCCTGGGCCGCGCGGTGGTGAAGGCCCTGCGCAAGACGGGGCTGCCCGATGCCGCATTCTCCCTGCTGCACGGGCGCGGGACAGACATCGGTACCGAGCTGGTGAAGCATCCGCTAACGCAGGCTGTGGCCTTCACAGGCTCACTGCGCGGTGGCCGGACACTGATGGATGTGGCAGCGGCGCGCCCGCACCCGATCCCTTTTTATGGCGAAATGGGCTCCATCAATCCGGTCTTCCTGCTGCCAGGGGCGCTGAAGGAGCGCGGGGAGAAAATCGCCGAGGCGTATGTGGGCTCAGTGACGATGGGCGTGGGCCAGTTCTGCACCAATCCGGCCATCGTGCTGGGCCTGCAGGGCGGGGAGCTAACCAACTTTGTGGAAAACGCGGGCGAGTTCGCCGCCAAGGTGCCGCCCCAGTCCATGCTGCATCGCGGCATCTGCGAAAGTTATGAGGCAGGCACGGCGGTGTGGTCCACCATCAACGGCCTGCAACTGGCCGGTGAATCGGCCACACCGGCAGACCTTGACGCCACCCAGGCCGCGTGCCGCATCTACACGACGACGCTACAGGTGCTGGAGTCGCATGAGGAACTACGCCGGGAGGTCTTCGGCCCATGCTCCATCATCACCCAGTGCCCCACGCTGGAAGATCTGCTGGCCTTTGCACGCAATCTGGAAGGCCAGCTCACGGCGGCCATCCACGGCACGGAGGAGGACTTGCGCGAGTACGCTCCGCTGATCCGCGTGCTGGAGCGCAAGGTGGGCCGAATCATCTTCAACGGCTTCGGCACTGGCATCGAGCCCTGCCCTTCCATGCACCACGGCGGCCCCTACCCGGCAGCCAGCCACAGCTTCTACACCAGCATCGGCACCGGTAGCATCTACCGCTTTGTGCGGCCCGTGTGCTACCAGGGCTTCCCCGATGACTGCCTGCCGGAGGCGTTGCAAAACGCGAACCCCACCAAGGCCCTGCGCCTGCTGGATGGTGGCTACTCGCGCGAGGCGGTGTAA
- a CDS encoding fumarylacetoacetate hydrolase family protein, protein MHLYRTTQGIYLNHANHWYRLADLEWDALFNHEDLHAYLAEIVVTYTAVPAPEASTLLAPIGTQEVWAAGVTYYRSRTARMEESKDAGGGTFYDRVYAAVRPEIFFKATPQRVAHPGQAMHLRSDSTWMVPEPELTLAINSRGEIIGYTVGNDLSCRDIEGENPLYLPQAKCFKLCAAVGPCIYVTPDLLPPETVIGVKITRGEEVAFEGDTTLDQLKRTPQELAEFLYRDNTFPTGALLMTGTGTVPGDEFTLKSGDVVSITIDGIGTLANPMG, encoded by the coding sequence ATGCACCTTTACCGCACCACCCAAGGCATCTACCTGAACCATGCGAACCACTGGTACCGCCTGGCGGATTTAGAGTGGGATGCTCTCTTCAATCATGAGGACCTGCACGCTTACCTCGCAGAAATTGTGGTGACATATACAGCGGTCCCGGCACCGGAAGCCAGCACGCTGCTGGCCCCCATCGGCACCCAGGAAGTATGGGCTGCCGGGGTAACATATTACCGCAGCCGCACCGCACGGATGGAGGAGAGCAAAGACGCAGGCGGCGGCACTTTCTATGATCGCGTGTATGCAGCCGTGCGGCCAGAGATCTTTTTCAAAGCAACCCCTCAACGTGTGGCGCACCCTGGGCAGGCGATGCACCTGCGCAGTGACTCCACCTGGATGGTGCCTGAGCCTGAACTGACACTGGCGATCAATAGCCGTGGTGAGATCATTGGTTATACCGTGGGCAATGACCTTTCTTGCCGGGACATTGAGGGTGAAAACCCCCTGTATTTGCCGCAGGCGAAATGCTTCAAGCTTTGCGCCGCCGTAGGCCCCTGCATCTATGTGACGCCAGACCTGCTGCCACCGGAGACGGTGATCGGCGTGAAGATCACGCGCGGTGAGGAAGTGGCCTTTGAGGGCGACACGACGCTAGATCAACTGAAGCGCACGCCGCAGGAGCTGGCGGAGTTTCTTTACCGCGATAACACCTTTCCCACCGGGGCGCTGCTGATGACCGGCACAGGCACAGTGCCGGGCGATGAATTCACCCTGAAAAGCGGGGACGTGGTGAGCATCACGATTGATGGCATCGGCACGCTGGCGAATCCGATGGGGTAA
- a CDS encoding MerR family transcriptional regulator, translated as MLSTIQAASIRSGLSPHVIRIWERRYEALTPTRTGTNRRMYSPDEIERLTLLRELTENGHRIGNIAKLEKSELENLLKQTLERPTSATASFTVDATSPLETEADFVKLCLEAAKGYDADRLRRLLQRARILFGQRCTVHRVICPLIQKVGESWQAGDIRPSHEHICTSVVREVLMTPVPGSQVAASAPEVVISTPVGEVHELGALLVASSARDLGWRVTYLGPNLPTEEIVACARARKARAVALSVVYPDQCPVIQEKLRKIRNLLPESMALIIGGRAARGYSEQLTDLNIHWAMDLTELDQLLVKLSLSQGA; from the coding sequence ATGCTTTCCACCATCCAGGCCGCCAGCATCCGCAGCGGATTGAGTCCCCATGTGATCCGCATCTGGGAGCGTCGTTATGAGGCGCTCACCCCCACACGTACAGGGACAAACAGAAGGATGTATAGCCCTGATGAGATCGAACGACTCACGCTCCTGCGTGAATTGACCGAAAATGGTCACCGCATCGGCAACATCGCAAAACTGGAAAAAAGTGAGTTGGAAAACCTGCTCAAACAAACTCTCGAACGCCCTACCTCGGCCACCGCCAGCTTTACAGTCGATGCAACCAGCCCACTAGAAACGGAAGCGGATTTTGTTAAACTTTGCCTGGAGGCTGCTAAGGGTTATGACGCAGATAGGCTCCGACGGTTGCTACAGCGAGCACGTATATTGTTTGGCCAACGCTGCACCGTGCATCGAGTGATTTGTCCATTGATTCAAAAAGTCGGTGAGTCATGGCAAGCGGGGGATATTCGTCCCAGCCATGAACACATCTGTACTTCGGTGGTGAGGGAGGTATTGATGACTCCTGTCCCAGGGAGTCAAGTCGCTGCATCTGCGCCCGAGGTGGTCATCTCGACCCCGGTGGGTGAGGTGCACGAATTAGGTGCTTTGCTAGTAGCCTCCTCAGCACGGGATCTGGGGTGGCGAGTCACCTATCTAGGCCCCAATCTCCCGACGGAGGAAATCGTGGCCTGCGCACGGGCGCGAAAGGCCAGGGCGGTAGCTCTCAGTGTGGTGTATCCGGACCAGTGCCCTGTGATTCAAGAAAAGCTGCGTAAGATCCGCAATCTGCTGCCTGAATCCATGGCTCTCATCATCGGTGGCAGAGCAGCCAGGGGGTATTCGGAACAATTGACGGATTTAAACATCCATTGGGCCATGGATCTCACAGAGTTGGATCAACTGCTGGTAAAGCTTTCCCTCAGCCAAGGTGCGTGA
- a CDS encoding nucleoside recognition domain-containing protein, which translates to MLNYIWASLILIGLLVAGLLGRFTGDQGVITAALEMSKTAVMDIALPLAGMMMFWLGLMRLMEKAGLLHFAARALSPVMRRLFPDVPRDHPAMSAMIMNLAANMLGLGNNATPLGLKAMTHLQELNPHKDTASNAMVTFLAMNTAAFTLIPMTVINYLSAAGVKGAYQIIVPTILATACTTLTAIFVAKALQKLPMFRIRPGEGDSPLASRIPGTDPAAPAAEEPPAETPRITARGRIFLAAILILFTGGVVLELAAPSLRQSVLDATGLTQVIRSAEQRAASAKADAAARAAEKIKAAEAAKATAPATGQNTAPASATPAEDLSTSGLIRRLMDGASGVAIPLLVIITLGIALARRVKVYEEFVEGAKEGFGVATRIMPFLVAMLAALAIFRSSGALLLLEHVLTPVLNRVSFPVELLPMALMRPLSGSGSLGILNELLARNDILEYLKYTAAIMFGSTETTFYVLAVYFGSVSIRKTRHALAAGLTADLVGLSMSVVIGRLMFA; encoded by the coding sequence ATGCTGAATTACATCTGGGCCTCCCTTATCCTCATCGGCCTTCTTGTCGCTGGGCTGCTAGGCCGCTTCACCGGGGATCAGGGCGTTATCACCGCAGCCCTGGAAATGTCTAAGACCGCGGTTATGGACATCGCCTTGCCCCTCGCTGGCATGATGATGTTTTGGCTTGGCCTCATGCGCCTGATGGAAAAAGCTGGCCTTCTTCACTTCGCCGCCCGCGCCCTCTCCCCGGTCATGCGCCGCCTCTTCCCCGATGTGCCTCGGGATCACCCCGCCATGAGCGCTATGATCATGAACCTGGCTGCCAATATGCTAGGCCTCGGGAACAATGCCACCCCGCTTGGCCTCAAGGCCATGACCCACCTCCAGGAACTGAATCCCCACAAGGACACCGCCAGCAATGCCATGGTCACCTTTTTGGCCATGAACACGGCTGCATTCACCCTCATCCCCATGACGGTGATCAACTATCTCAGTGCCGCCGGCGTCAAAGGGGCCTATCAGATCATCGTCCCCACCATCCTCGCCACCGCCTGCACTACCCTCACCGCCATCTTCGTTGCTAAGGCTCTGCAAAAGCTGCCCATGTTTCGCATCCGCCCCGGGGAAGGGGACAGCCCCCTTGCAAGTCGCATCCCGGGCACTGATCCCGCAGCCCCTGCCGCAGAGGAACCTCCAGCAGAAACCCCGCGCATCACTGCCCGGGGTCGTATTTTCTTGGCTGCCATCCTGATTCTCTTCACCGGCGGCGTGGTTCTAGAACTCGCTGCGCCAAGCCTTCGCCAGTCTGTGCTCGATGCTACCGGACTTACCCAAGTCATCCGCAGTGCCGAACAACGCGCTGCCAGTGCAAAGGCCGATGCCGCTGCCCGCGCCGCCGAAAAAATCAAAGCTGCTGAGGCTGCCAAAGCCACTGCTCCGGCCACAGGCCAAAACACCGCTCCTGCATCCGCCACTCCAGCCGAAGATCTCTCTACCTCAGGGCTCATCCGGCGCCTTATGGATGGGGCGTCCGGCGTCGCCATTCCCTTACTCGTCATCATCACCCTCGGCATCGCTCTCGCGCGACGGGTAAAAGTGTATGAAGAATTTGTCGAAGGTGCCAAGGAAGGTTTCGGAGTTGCCACCCGCATCATGCCCTTCCTTGTGGCTATGCTCGCAGCCCTTGCCATCTTCCGTAGCTCCGGCGCTCTCCTCTTGCTGGAGCACGTACTCACCCCCGTGCTCAACCGCGTTTCGTTTCCAGTCGAGCTGCTTCCCATGGCCCTCATGCGCCCTCTTAGCGGCAGTGGCTCCCTCGGCATCCTCAACGAGCTCCTCGCTCGCAACGACATCCTCGAATACCTCAAATACACTGCCGCCATCATGTTCGGCTCCACCGAGACCACCTTCTACGTGCTCGCCGTTTACTTTGGCTCCGTCAGCATTCGCAAAACTCGCCACGCTCTTGCCGCTGGCCTCACTGCTGACCTTGTAGGTCTCTCCATGTCCGTCGTCATTGGCCGTCTCATGTTTGCGTGA